In one Musa acuminata AAA Group cultivar baxijiao chromosome BXJ2-5, Cavendish_Baxijiao_AAA, whole genome shotgun sequence genomic region, the following are encoded:
- the LOC135611975 gene encoding uncharacterized protein LOC135611975 — protein MDFDEYDYLEKAVEEPKMHKEKDRSASRRHGERDKDRGENGEGRASKRSRAEERNGEKRDRGDRDRPERREKDHHRSGRESEKERDKDRDHRSREREHKDKDKERERDRGREREKERERERDKERERERRSSSRSRKQDKEAEKEMERAKSRERRERELEKEIRERESRRFKDKKDVEPEADPERDQRTVFAYQMPLKATERDIYEFFSQVGKVRDVRLIMDRNSRRSKGVGYIEFYDVMSVPLAIALSGQLLLGQPVMVKPSEAEKNLVQSTASSTGIAGAAERKIYVGNLHYNITEEQLRQIFEPFGAVELVQLPLDESGHCRGYGFVQFAQLEHSKAAQSLNGKLDIAGRIIKVSAVTDHVGVQDTGTNAADFDDEDGGGLSLNARSRAILMQKLDRTGAASSIAESLGVPIINGAVPNQHAFGLLANGRSMSPAVVSSAQHTPTSVVEPSECLLLKNMFDPSTETEPDFDLEIKEDVQEECSKFGPVKHIHVEKNSTGFVYLRFESVTAAVSCQRAMQGRWFAGRSVSATFMRPQEYEAKF, from the exons ATGGACTTCGATGAGTACGACTACTTAGAGAAGGCGGTGGAGGAGCCCAAGATGCACAAGGAGAAGGACCGTTCCGCATCTCGGCGCCACGGCGAGCGAGACAAGGACCGCGGAGAGAACGGCGAGGGCAGGGCCTCCAAGAGATCCAGAGCGGAGGAGCGGAACGGCGAGAAGCGCGACCGCGGAGACAGGGACCGGCCGGAGCGCCGTGAGAAGGACCACCATCGTAGCGGCCGTGAATCGGAGAAGGAGCGGGACAAGGATAGGGATCATCGCAGCCGAGAGAGGGAGCATAAGGACAAAGataaggagagggagagggatagGGGAAGGGAAAGAGAGAAGGAAAGGGAAAGAGAACGCGACAAGGAgcgggagagggagagaagaagtaGTAGCAGATCACGAAAGCAGGACAAGGAGGCAGAGAAGGAAATGGAGAGAGCGAAGAGCAGAGAAAGGAGAGAACGAGAGCTTGAGAAAGAGATAAGGGAAAGAGAAAGCAG GAGGTTTAAAGACAAAAAAGATGTAGAGCCTGAAGCTGATCCAGAAAGGGATCAGAGGACTGTTTTTGCTTATCAG ATGCCTTTGAAAGCTACTGAAAGAGACATTTATGAATTCTTCTCGCAAGTAGGAAAG GTGAGGGATGTTCGGTTGATTATGGATCGGAACTCAAGAAGGTCGAAAGGAGTCGG TTATATTGAGTTTTATGATGTGATGTCGGTACCGCTGGCTATTGCACTGTCTGGGCAACTTCTACTTGGTCAACCTGTCATGGTCAAACCTTCTGAAGCTGAAAAGAATCTTGTTCAGTCAACTGCTTCAAGTACTGGTATTGCAGGCGCTGCTGAAAGAAAGATTTACGTTGGAAACCTGCATTATAACATTACAGAAGAGCAACTTCGTCAG ATCTTTGAACCTTTTGGCGCTGTGGAGCTTGTGCAATTACCGCTAGATGAATCAGGACATTGTAGAGGTTATGGATTTGTTCAA TTTGCACAGCTTGAGCATTCAAAGGCTGCCCAAAGTTTGAACGGGAAGTTGGATATTGCTGGTCGGATTATCAAG GTTTCAGCTGTCACAGATCATGTTGGAGTGCAGGATACTGGGACAAATGCTGCTGACTTTGATGATGAGGATGGTGGTGGTCTG TCATTAAATGCTCGTTCCAGAGCAATCCTCATGCAGAAACTGGATCGCACTGGAGCTGCCTCGAG TATTGCCGAGTCGCTAGGAGTACCTATCATCAATGGGGCAGTTCCTAATCAACATGCCTTTGGCCTGCTTGCTAATGGGCGATCTATGAGTCCTGCAGTTGTCTCATCAGCACAACATACTCCAACTTCTGTGGTGGAGCCAAGCGAGTGCTTATTGTTAAAGAACATGTTTGATCCAAGCACCGAG ACGGAACCTGATTTTGATTTGGAAATTAAAGAAGATGTCCAAGAAGAATGTTCCAAATTTGGCCCTGTGAAGCATATACATGTGGAGAA GAACAGCACTGGTTTTGTATACCTACGATTTGAAAGTGTGACAGCCGCTGTGAGTTGCCAGCGTGCTATGCAAGGCAGATGGTTTGCGGGAAGATCGGTCTCAGCCACATTCATg CGGCCACAAGAATATGAagccaaattttga